The DNA sequence GGAACAATCTATTGAAAATTCGCAAAGTAAATACTTGCATAGTCTCTATTCTTGTTATCTATCTATACTTAACTGCCAAATATGAGCAGTTATTATAAGCTTTATATGCTCTACGGTTGGGCGGGAAACCACACCCTATACCGTTTCCAAAAAGTAAGTTAACTATTTTACTTTTTGTAAATAGTATAAAATGCCGTCTGCATTTTTCATATTGCTATGAGATACTAAAAATCTCCGCGCGAATTGGCAACCTTTATTATGGGAGATAGCTAAGGTGAGAGATAAGATATCGCTCTGGACTCGTTATAGTAAATATCGGCAGTATTTTGGTGATATCGGCATTGCTTTGGATGTAAGTAGAATGCGCTTTAGCGAGAGCTTCTTAGACGACATGGCTGAACTGGCAAGCCGAGCGTTTAATGAGATGAAGGCGCTTGAGGGCGGAGCCATTGCAAACAAGGATGAGCAGCGCATGGTTGGTCACTATTGGCTACGCAATCCAACTCTGGCGCCTAATGATAGGTTGAGGGATGATATCGCAAAGGTTAGCAGCCAGGTTAAAAAATTTGTGGAGGGCGTTAGGGCTGGAGCTATTTCTGGGACTAAGGCAGCGAAGAAATTTACTCGCGTTTTACTAGTTGGCATTGGAGGTTCAGCTCTTGGGCCACAGTTAGTTTGCGATGCCCTTAGGAAAAAGAGTTCTCCTATCAATATGGATTTTTTGGACAATACCGATCCAGACGGGATTTTGCGCATTTTGCAGGCAGTGGAGAGTGAACTTGAATCGACACTGGTGTTAATTATTTCAAAGTCGGGTAAAACTGCAGAAACTCACAATGGGTATTTACATGTAAAGAGATACTTTGAGCAGAAAGGGCTTAACTTTTCGAAACATGCCGTAGCTATTACTGGAGAGGGGAGTATCCTTGATGAATTGGCAAAGCGGGATTCATGGATAGCGCGTTTCCCTATGTGGGATTGGATTGGTGGCCGAACTTCGGTTTTTTCGGCGGTTGGAATGTTGCCAGCGGCGTTGTTAGGAGTGTCTACAGAGGATTTCTTGGCGGGTGGAGCTGCAATGGACGAAGTAACGCGCGTCGAAGACGTGCGCAAAAATCCGGCCATGATGCTAGCTCTCATGTGGTATTTTGCCGGGAGCGGTAGGGGCCTTAGGGACATGGTGATTTTGCCATACAAGGATCGCTTAGTTTTGTTGAGTAAGTACTTGCAGCAGCTTGTAATGGAGTCGCTTGGTAAGGAAAGGAACCGAAGAGGAGAAGTTGTCAATCAAGGTATTGCTGTTTATGGCAATAAGGGCTCAACGGATCAACATGCCTATGTTCAGCAGTTGCGGGATGGAGTTGATAATTTTTTTGTAACATTTATTCAGGTGTTAAGCGACGTAGAAGAAGGGGACGGCAGTTTAAGGGCTGGTGGCGCTCTACACGTTGAGCCCGATATAACTGCTGGCGACTATTTAAATGGTTTTATGTTTGGAACTAGAAGTGCGTTGTATGAAAACGGCAGAGACTCGATAACTATCACTATAAGAGACTTGTCGCCAAAAAGTTTAGGCGCGCTTATATCGCTATACGAAAGAGCCGTTGGCTACTATGCCTCACTTGTAGACATCAATGCATATCATCAGCCGGGCGTAGAAGCTGGGAAGTTAGCGGCAGGAAGGGTAATTAAACTTCAGCAGGAGTCGCTAGCTAGGCTTAGAGAAGAGAAGTGCGTCAACAAGTCTTTTACAGCAATGGAACTAGCCGAGATGATTAAGCAGCGCGAGGAGGTGGAAGCTATCTATTTCATTCTTGAACATTTGGCTGCCAACGCTAGAGAGGGGATTACGCAAGTCGATGGCGAAACGCCTGACAACGCGAGGTTTACTTTTTTTGAAAGTAGTCACTAAGTCTTTCTATTAGCGGCCGGGCTTGTCTGGAGTTGTTTAGCGTATATAAATGTATTCCTGGGGCGCCTCCATCGAGGAGTTTGCGGGCAAGTGATTCTGCGAAATTTATTCCAAATTCTATTACAGCTTCCTTGTCGTTTTCTATGGCACTTAGTGCTGCTATAAGGGAGTCTGGCATCGATGCTTTGCAAAGATTAGTAAAGCGCTTAATTTGCGAGACATTTCCTATCGGCATTAGTCCTGGGACTATGGGAACGTTAATCCCCTCACTGACAGCTCTGGCGAGAAAATCAAAGTACAGGGATGAATCAAAGAAAAGCTGAGTGATAATTATTTCCGCACCAGCATCTATTTTTGATTTTAGATATTCTATGTCGGCTTTAACGGAAGTGGCTTCTGGATGCATTTCTGGATAGCCGGCGACCGCTATGTGAAATCGACCGCGTTTTGCAATATGTCTTACTAGGTCACGCGCACAAGAAAATCCAGACGGATGTTGGCTGAAATTTTCTTGGCCCAAAGGAAGATCTCCGCGAAGTGCTAAAATGTTCCTGATACCATCTTTCTCTAAGGAATCTAGTATGCTGTTTATTTCCTCTATGCTGTGGCAGACGCAAGTGAGGTGAGCTACTGCTGGCACATGCAAGTTATTGGCGATAAATCTAAGCATTTTACCGCTAAGCGTTCTAGTCCCTCCACCAGCTCCGTAGGTTACGGTCATGAAGTCAGGGTTTAAAGTTTTTAGATCGGCAATTAATTCCAGTGCGGCACTTAAGGCAGCTTCTTGTTTTGGGGGGAAGAATTCTAGTGAAAGAATTCTTTTATGGGTGCTATAAAGTTCGGCAAAGTTCATGCCCCCTTAGTAAGCACATTAAGCGAACTAGTTCAACAGTGTTATTGATCTACCCGCGCGGCACTTCCCAAGACGCGTCCATAAAAATATTCTAGCCGAAAAGCTTTTCCTTAAGCCTTTCCCATAGCGTTTTGTGTTTCTTTGGAGGAGTCTTTTCCGATGTTCTTAGATTTATTCTGCCAGTATCCGAATCTGCGTCAGTGGAAATTATTCTCTCTCTGCCTGTCTTTTGTCTGGATTGTAGAGTCTCCTCTTGCTCTGCCCGAGTTTGCCTTTGAGCCCGCATTATTCTATTAGCGCGGGCTGTTTCGCTTCGCTCCTGTTTGGCAAGTCTCTTCCTTTCTTCTCTACGCTCGATTTTAGCAACTCTCGCTTCCCACTGCTGCAATCTTACTTGATACTTCAAGTCTTCCCGCAAAAGCGCAATGCGCCGCTCTTCAAAGGGGTTTCTAAGAATATAGCCACTGCCTCGTAGAGGGTTAACAGTTCTAGCAGCCGATGTGCTAATCTTTGTCCGAGAGCGAGATGAACGGTATCGGTCATAACGAAAAGTGCCAGGCACAGCACTTGAAATAGGTGAATAGGATGGGGAATTGGCGCGACCAAAAAGCTCTCCCGCAAGCACATAGCTCGGACTTATCAGACTAAGAGCGATGTATCCAAAGCATAAACTCGCGGTGACCATTAGATGTCGCAGCGCAATGATTTCTTTTAGGTTCATCAAGTATATTGTTCTTTTAAAAAGCAATTTGTTAGTCAATTAATAGTTGTTCAGTTGATATACCGTTTCCAAAAAGTAAGTTAAATATTTTACTTTTTGGAAACGGTATATGTTGTTTATTCGCAAGTGCTTACGCACTTGCTGTTTATAGCATTTACAAAAATCCTTTTTGTAAATGCTATAATAGCGCGAGTCATTGTATCATAAGAAGACGCGTAAATCCATATTATTACTTCATTTCCCTATCCAGCTGTTTTGGTAATCACTTATGTCCTTATCGATTTCCTTGTGATTTCGATAACTTAGCGATAAAAGCTCCCGCTTTGCTTCCTCTAAACCTCTAACTTGGCCTGCTGGTAATAATGTTATGCTAAGCCTGCGCCTTAAAATATCCTCAATCTTTACAGCCTGCTCTTGAATTATGGCATAGCGAATCTGGGCTTGCAAAAGTGGGGATGCAAAGTCTGAGATTACTGGGTCGAATTTAGCAATATTGTACTTTTCGTCCAATAGTGCCTTTGCTCTGATGCCAAAGCGCATAACGGCATTGTTAGCCTCGAGTTGAATAGAGGGCAATGCCGCACTTTTTTGTCTGTCCGAAAAGCAGTTAGCCCTTTGTGTAAAAACACTGACCAGTTTCTCTATTAGCTTATTTTTTTCGTGCTCACTCCAGTCTTTGGCACCGGGAAGAGGTCTGTGCCTTGTGGACTCTTCGCCGTAAGTGCGATCTCTGTTCTTGCCAAAAAGCATATGTATTTTTTGCGAGGCCTCTTCGGCAGTTGCACGTGCATTTGTAAACTTTCCCCCTAGTAAGCACAAATATGAGTCCCGTTCTATCCACACATGGGTGCGGGATATATTGCTAGTGCCAGTGTTCTTCGCAAAAAAGTTAGCGCGCTTATGAGAGCGAGACGGTATGACAAGAGTTCTTACACCGCTAAATGTGCGATATAGCGTAGATTCGTTTAAGTGAGAATTGGGTAAGTCGCGCCTTAAATACCCCAAAAGTTCTTCTACTTCTTGTTGAGAGGACAGCGAATTCTCTTCATTGTTTGTTAGCGGAATTTCCGTAGTTCCAACCATGGTAGCTTGAGCACCTGGCGCATAGTATGGCCAGACGAAGTAATATCGCCCCTTTGTGGGGGTAGGCAGTATGACTCCCGAGGTTGGCCAAGGCTGAGAGAAAAGCAAATGACTGCCGCGACTAAAGATCACCGTGGGCAGTTTCTTGCCCCATTCTTCTTTGTCTTGCGGGTAAGCGATGTTATGCAGTTCTGGAGCCCATGAGCCAGCTGCATTTACAACGAACTTTGCCTTGCTCTCAAAAGATTCGTTGCTGATATTGCATTTCCATTTAACTTGCCAATATTTGTCATTGACGGTTTTTGCTAAACGCAGCTCCTCAATGCAGGCGTAGTTGATAGTGAGTGCTCCTAGAACGCCTGCATCGACTATGTTCTCTATTACAATTCGGGCATCATCCATTTGACCATCGAAATAGGTAAAAAGTTTCGAGAAGCAGAGGCCCATAGATTCGAGTTTGCGCGATTCGATAGATGAAGGGGAACTAGCGTGTCGAAAAAGAGATTTTTTATGCGGCCCCACACTTGCCTGAGCATGAAAGTTCTTAGCCAGCAATGAATACAGAGATAAGCCAAGATTAATCTGCCATGCAGACCTACTGCGCTTTGGTATAACTGGAAACAAAAAATCCCGCATCCTTGTTAGGTGCGGCGCATTTTTTAGGAGTAAATCCCTTTCTTGCAAGGCTTCGCGAACTAAGGAGAGATCTCTCTGCTCCAGATAGCGAATACCGCCGTGAAGCATTTTAGAAGAACGGCTACTGGCTCCGAAGGCAAAATCC is a window from the Deltaproteobacteria bacterium genome containing:
- the metF gene encoding methylenetetrahydrofolate reductase [NAD(P)H], coding for MNFAELYSTHKRILSLEFFPPKQEAALSAALELIADLKTLNPDFMTVTYGAGGGTRTLSGKMLRFIANNLHVPAVAHLTCVCHSIEEINSILDSLEKDGIRNILALRGDLPLGQENFSQHPSGFSCARDLVRHIAKRGRFHIAVAGYPEMHPEATSVKADIEYLKSKIDAGAEIIITQLFFDSSLYFDFLARAVSEGINVPIVPGLMPIGNVSQIKRFTNLCKASMPDSLIAALSAIENDKEAVIEFGINFAESLARKLLDGGAPGIHLYTLNNSRQARPLIERLSDYFQKK
- a CDS encoding glucose-6-phosphate isomerase; amino-acid sequence: MSLWTRYSKYRQYFGDIGIALDVSRMRFSESFLDDMAELASRAFNEMKALEGGAIANKDEQRMVGHYWLRNPTLAPNDRLRDDIAKVSSQVKKFVEGVRAGAISGTKAAKKFTRVLLVGIGGSALGPQLVCDALRKKSSPINMDFLDNTDPDGILRILQAVESELESTLVLIISKSGKTAETHNGYLHVKRYFEQKGLNFSKHAVAITGEGSILDELAKRDSWIARFPMWDWIGGRTSVFSAVGMLPAALLGVSTEDFLAGGAAMDEVTRVEDVRKNPAMMLALMWYFAGSGRGLRDMVILPYKDRLVLLSKYLQQLVMESLGKERNRRGEVVNQGIAVYGNKGSTDQHAYVQQLRDGVDNFFVTFIQVLSDVEEGDGSLRAGGALHVEPDITAGDYLNGFMFGTRSALYENGRDSITITIRDLSPKSLGALISLYERAVGYYASLVDINAYHQPGVEAGKLAAGRVIKLQQESLARLREEKCVNKSFTAMELAEMIKQREEVEAIYFILEHLAANAREGITQVDGETPDNARFTFFESSH
- a CDS encoding FAD-dependent oxidoreductase translates to DFAFGASSRSSKMLHGGIRYLEQRDLSLVREALQERDLLLKNAPHLTRMRDFLFPVIPKRSRSAWQINLGLSLYSLLAKNFHAQASVGPHKKSLFRHASSPSSIESRKLESMGLCFSKLFTYFDGQMDDARIVIENIVDAGVLGALTINYACIEELRLAKTVNDKYWQVKWKCNISNESFESKAKFVVNAAGSWAPELHNIAYPQDKEEWGKKLPTVIFSRGSHLLFSQPWPTSGVILPTPTKGRYYFVWPYYAPGAQATMVGTTEIPLTNNEENSLSSQQEVEELLGYLRRDLPNSHLNESTLYRTFSGVRTLVIPSRSHKRANFFAKNTGTSNISRTHVWIERDSYLCLLGGKFTNARATAEEASQKIHMLFGKNRDRTYGEESTRHRPLPGAKDWSEHEKNKLIEKLVSVFTQRANCFSDRQKSAALPSIQLEANNAVMRFGIRAKALLDEKYNIAKFDPVISDFASPLLQAQIRYAIIQEQAVKIEDILRRRLSITLLPAGQVRGLEEAKRELLSLSYRNHKEIDKDISDYQNSWIGK